The sequence GGCAGTTTCCTCAATTATCATCGCCTTTGTAAGCAGCTCAGGGCTTCTCTTGTTCGCAAGCGTCTTAATTTCTCTTTTTGTTCTTGGAGCATGGGGAATGGTTTACGCCTATACGCCCGAGTTATATCCCACGGAGATGCGTGCACTCGGAAATGGAACGTCAGGAGTCATGGCAAGAGCGGCCGGGATAGTCGCACCATACTTCACAAGCTTGATTATGGGAATCACCGGAAGTGTACTTGTCGTAATGGTATTCATGTCTTCTCTTAGCATATTCGCGGCGATAATTGTATCAAAGTTTGGCATAGAGACCAAACAGACGATCATTGAATAGATAACCGGCTGTTGCTTCTCGAAATACAATTATTACATGGGTTCCAGAGAACTTCTAATAAGGTCCCCTCAGAAAGCAAACATTGAGGATTTCCGGCTTCGCTTTGCACGATCTCACTGATCAAGAATCTGCAGAGATGAAATCCCGATGGTTGTTGGCAAATACTGCATTTTTTACAATCCAAGAATCAAATATTGTTATTTATGTATCCACTTTTATTAAGTGGAGGACTAAAATATGGAACTCTTCCATATATTGGTCTCTTTTCCATTGACTTTTTGCTGGTCAAGCTGATATCATTTTTTATCGGGGGAGTGATCTTTTTGCTACAGGATGGAGGGAGCTCAATGAAGAAACGACTTGACAAGTGTCCTAGCTGCGGTGGAGTTCTAGCAATCACGGAGTATACCTGTCAGAAATGCAAGACCAGAATAATCGGAACGTTTTCGCAAGACGAACTGCTTTCCCTTCCTGACGAGCTACTGGACTTTCTCAAGATTTTTGTCAAGAACAGAGGCAATCTTTCAGAACTTCAGAAAGAGCTGAATATCTCTTATCCAACTGCAAGGAGCAAACTGGAAGAACTGGTGACGAGTCTGGGATTCGAACTTGCAAATCGTCAGATTCAAGAGGCTTCAAAGATCATCAGAAAACTCGAAGAGGGTAATTTAAACCCGGAACAAGCAGCTGAACTTCTTGGTAAGATGAAAAAGAGAAAATAGTAGTGGTTCACCGATTTTTTGAGCGATTTCTTGCAGGGTTTTGTTGATGAAAGCGTATTGAATCAATGGCTTTTGTATCAAAGCTTCGAAATTACCTTCATAACAAAAAAATGGTATATTATTGTTACTTCAGAACTTCCCGAAAAGGGGTGTCCCGGATGAAAGTATTTAAGGCTCTCTTTTTTATTCTGCTCATCGGTTTGGCGCTTTTAGTGGTGAACAGTATTTTCAGTGTGACGATGGCAAGGATCTACTTTAACCGGATAGAAAGAGACGGAAGGTATTTAAAAGTAGATGAAGAGGAGCTTTTCTTGAAGATCGTTGGAGAAGGCAAGCCGATCTTGATGATTCATGGATTCCCGGGATCTCATATCGAATTTCAAGAATTGGCAGAGCTTCTCTCAGCAAATAGAAGAATCTACATTATAGACCTGCCCGGGTTTGGTTTGTCTACTGCTTCCAACAAAGGCGATTATTCAGTAAAAGGGTACGCCGACCTTACTGTTGATTTGATGGACCTTCTGAACATTGAAAAGGCTGATATTATTGGCCATTCATTGGGAGGAGAAATAGGTTTGAACATAGCGTATTATTACCCGGAAAGAATTGAAAGTCTTGTTTTAATAGATGCCTCTCCATATGGTGAGAGAGATTTTTTGCCCGACTTTCTGTCGAGCAGCAAAATTCTCACCTGGACCGTAATGAGGTTCTTTTATCAAACATATCCAATTCAAAGATTCATCTATCTAAAAAAACTTGGAGATAGAAACAACTTCGAGTCTGAGGAGTTTGGGAAGTACTTTGCGCTGGTAGATCGTATGACCGCCTCTTTCTTGTATGAATTCATGAGGGGCAATGACAGAGGTCCCTTTTCACAATCACTTGTTGAGATCGACTGCAGCGCACTGATTCTATGGGGAGAGTTAGACGAGATTTCTCCTCTGGATTATGGAGAAAAGCTAACTAGAGAGCTTTCAAACAGCGTTCTAAAAGTAATTGAGGGCGCGGGGCACGCTCCCTTTATCGAGTTTCCCATGAGAGTAGCTGAAGAGATTACTGGATTTCTAGAGTGAAAAGGGAGGCCACTTAGTTGCCGCAAATCAGACCGGAAGTTGTAGTAAGTAGATGTCTGGGATTCGAAAGCTGCAGATACAATGGGCAGATGATTCCCAGCAAATTCGTGAGTAGGTTGGGCAAATATGTAAACTACTTAACAGTATGTCCCGAGTTTGATATTGGGCTCGGTGTTCCCCGGGCACCCATAAGAATGGTTTCAAAAGCAAATGGAATAAGACTTATTCAGCCACTGACAGGCATCGACGTTACTGAAAGACTCTCGGTCTTTGCAAGTGAATTTCTCGACAGCCTGGAGAGAGTAGACGGATTTGTTCTCAAAGCAGCTTCACCTACATGTGGAGTAAAGGATGTCAAGATTTATCCAGCAGAAGGCAAAGTTGTATCCTCAGGCAGAGACGCTGGATTCTTTGGAGCAGCTGCACTTGCAAAATACGACTGTCTTCCGATCGAAGACGAAGGAAGATTATCCAATTACATCATAAGAGAACATTTCTTGACAACTCTCTTCACCGTCACGCGTTTCAGGGATCTTTCTGGCAAGCTTACCAGAAAGGGCCTGGTTGAATTTCAATCTGAAAACAAGCTGCTGTTCATGTCCTACAATCAGAATGAAATGAGAATTATGGGAAGGATCATTGGAAATATGGACTCAAGAGAACTTAGGGACGTTTATGATGATTATGCCTCTCACTTCTACAAGACGATGTCCACCCCACCAAAACACACTTCGCATATAAATGTTTTGATGCACGGACTTGGCTACTTTTCAGACTACATATCCTCTTCGGAAAAGCGATTCTTTCTGGATACTCTCGACAGATATCGAGAAGGAATGATACCTCTTAGCGTTCCTCTTTATATTCTTCGTTCATACGTCGTTGCCTTTGAAAGCGAGTATCTATCCACTCAAACATTCTTTGAACCGTATCCATCGGAGCTTGTTGAGATAACTGATTCGGGTAAAGGAAGATCGGGGAAATGAAGACAGAAAGGATTCACAGGCTCAATGAAAAAACCAGTGGGAGCGGAGAGTTCGTTTTGTACTGGATGCAGGCCTCTCAAAG comes from Mesotoga infera and encodes:
- a CDS encoding DUF2089 domain-containing protein — its product is MKKRLDKCPSCGGVLAITEYTCQKCKTRIIGTFSQDELLSLPDELLDFLKIFVKNRGNLSELQKELNISYPTARSKLEELVTSLGFELANRQIQEASKIIRKLEEGNLNPEQAAELLGKMKKRK
- a CDS encoding alpha/beta hydrolase, giving the protein MKVFKALFFILLIGLALLVVNSIFSVTMARIYFNRIERDGRYLKVDEEELFLKIVGEGKPILMIHGFPGSHIEFQELAELLSANRRIYIIDLPGFGLSTASNKGDYSVKGYADLTVDLMDLLNIEKADIIGHSLGGEIGLNIAYYYPERIESLVLIDASPYGERDFLPDFLSSSKILTWTVMRFFYQTYPIQRFIYLKKLGDRNNFESEEFGKYFALVDRMTASFLYEFMRGNDRGPFSQSLVEIDCSALILWGELDEISPLDYGEKLTRELSNSVLKVIEGAGHAPFIEFPMRVAEEITGFLE
- a CDS encoding DUF1722 domain-containing protein encodes the protein MPQIRPEVVVSRCLGFESCRYNGQMIPSKFVSRLGKYVNYLTVCPEFDIGLGVPRAPIRMVSKANGIRLIQPLTGIDVTERLSVFASEFLDSLERVDGFVLKAASPTCGVKDVKIYPAEGKVVSSGRDAGFFGAAALAKYDCLPIEDEGRLSNYIIREHFLTTLFTVTRFRDLSGKLTRKGLVEFQSENKLLFMSYNQNEMRIMGRIIGNMDSRELRDVYDDYASHFYKTMSTPPKHTSHINVLMHGLGYFSDYISSSEKRFFLDTLDRYREGMIPLSVPLYILRSYVVAFESEYLSTQTFFEPYPSELVEITDSGKGRSGK